The nucleotide sequence AAATCGAGTAATTTTGGGAATTCAATTTGACCATACTCAGTCCATGAGTAttttcttctcatcttatgttatctcacTTGATTCTTCCCCGAAATATCCCCGGTGGTCGAGAGCTCCCACAgcggcccaacaagtggtatcagagccgatggttaaTCGGTCTGGTGGTTTTAAGGAGTATTCAAGATGAAGTATCGAAAGTCTTCCCGGCAAAGGTGGTCCGGGCGGCGTGTCCCGCGGTGTTTTGCGGCAGTGTGATGGACGAATACGgtgaagcatcgaaagtcttcCCGGCAAAGGTGGTTTGGGCGGCGTGTCCGGTGGTATTTTGCGGCGGTGTAATAGACGAATACTCATGGTGGAGGAGCTAGAAAGAGGGGAGTTGGTGCTTGATGTGGAGGCTCACACTTGAGGGGAAgattgttaatgttgcaagtgtaAGGAGTGCATGAAATTAGTCCCacattaaagaaagcaaggaagagtgtgtggaatttataagatgagagactcaTTAACTTGACactttaaggttttgagttggatgtggtgtcttttcgtcttatgttctctcacttgatttCACCTTAATTGTTGATTTCACTTCTATTTATGATTTCTTTTCTCTTCCTTTTCTAAGGGAAAAAACCTCAAAACATATTCTCTATCCATGGTTGAACATGTAGTTCCACATAACTTTGCtaacattttttgttattttattttatttttaaaaaatattttgttatgtGATTGATTTTGTTTAACAGATCAACCAAATGCAATTTATGTAACTAGGCAATCTGAAATTTATGCTCCACTAATAACATTACCATTAAAACTTAAAAGCAGTGTTCATTATCATCAATGGTAGATGGCAATTTCTGTGACTAGAGTAATGGCTCTCATATCAAGAAATTGGAATGATTTTAGGTTtgttttaaaaatacaaaaagttttgttcaaaattagtaaatataaaaataaaattggggTCAATCTATAAATACTTTTGACTGCTCCATCCAATGGAACTTTCTATAAAAATTCCATCAAATACTTTGCCTAAATTGATACTATTATGAACAAAAGAACACTTTAGGAGATCAGAGCTTTAATAAGTGTACTGGGCTTACCATCTATCCAAATTAGTTCAGGTCCAATATCTGGAAAATCTATGTACATCACCAAAAAAGTAAACGTTGAAAGAACTTCTACTCCTTTTCACATGTAACCTACTAACCTAGGCAACTTCGAGAAAAtagtaattattaaaattattcttgTATCCTCATTGTGAAGCTTAGACTTTGAGAAAGTTATTCTGTGGAGTCTGATTCTAAGAATACACTCCAATCTTTTTGCTTCCTAATCGCAGATCCGATAGAACATCGAGAGTGTTGATGCTCCATGACGACATAATCAGCACTCCACTAATCACTTACTCTCTCTAAGTCAAACAAATTATACCTTAAAATTTTATGTATTTAGACAAATAATTGTCCATATACATTGATATTATTAACATTCTTATGTACAGCTTTTAGGGTGGGAGGTGGACAAGAACAAGATATGCATAATTTAGCCGAATGCATTTTGGTCAATATAGAACCGATTaaatgcatgcttttattttgatTCCCACTAAACTCAACAGATAAGGCACAATTCATAAATAATTAAGCTGGTTGTGACACTAAATCACATGATAATGCAGCTATTAATCAATTTCTTTGGATACCCCATTGTACATATTGCATAAGCTACAAGTCTTGCCCAAAGTAGCCATTTCATAAACGACAAAGAGCAATTATCATAGGTTTGGCATGCTATAATCATGGTCATCATCTATGATAGCCACGCTACACCTATCTATACCAGCCATCGCAACAGCAGATTCTTATCACCTTAGAAAATGAATCCTTCCTAATTTCATCCTCATAATCAATACGTTGAATTTATTGACCCGTCATAGTTGACACTTTGACCCGATTGGCAATGGTATGCGCCAAGTCACAACCATAATGATGTACTATATATctattcaaaccataaatttgaAGGAACAATGAAAAAAGTACATCTTAATTAAACgtaaaaatttaacatatatattttaaatttggatatataatctaaaatatttttgaagTGTGAATTTGatttaactaattattaattgatTTCTGTTGTCAACATAGCAAAACCAATATCAACGCCTATAAGAAAAGATACCCTAAGCTAATGTTTATCACATAAACACCAAGACAAGAACGAATTAAAGATGGTAGATTAATATCCTTACtcgattaaaagaaaaaaaaaatgctacTGTCATCAATCATCACTCATCACTCATCACTCATCACAGTTATTGCTTAATTCACCAATTGAAACTAACTCACCAGCAACCCTATGCTCTGGCATATAAAAGATAGCAATTGCTTACTCTTAACAAAGGGACACCTAAATACCTACTTTACAAAGCTTATTGATATATTTATTATCTTCACTGGAAAAGTTCTTTATAACAAAAGGAAATTACAAACAAATATATTATTCTTTATTAGCTCATTTGATCCGATCTCTCTACAGTAATTACGTAAGTTAAATCTAGAAATTTTGTTTCTTAATTCATTTGTGATGCCAATACAAAGCTTCATTTAAATTAACGTCCAATCTTTAAAAAGAGGAAGCATCCTTACATCCTAAAACATTTTCTTTTTCCAAGTCACTTGAGAGTTGAGATGACCTTCAATAGTTAATGTAGACACTTGATATTTGCATTAAGAATCCATATGAATGGAGCCAAATAAAAGGAACCCATATGGGGACTTAGAATCAGGTTGTTATCATTATCAGATTGAAAAGTATGACATAGCATTATTCCGCATTTGGCAACAGTCGCTAGTGAGAAGTAAATATGAATATATAGAAAGGTAAAATAGAGCNNNNNNNNNNNNNNNNNNNNNNNNNNNNNNNNNNNNNNNNNNNNNNNNNNNNNNNNNNNNNNNNNNNNNNNNNNNNNNNNNNNNNNNNNNNNNNNNNNNGAGAATAACAAACAAGGAGCAAAGATATCAGAATATCCATAGAATGATGACGATTCCCTAACATTATTACACTACTCACTAACATTTACCCATGTTCCTAAAAGCAAAATTTGAGCTCCGCGTGTACCTAATGAAAAAATGTTTGATCAGGAAAATAATCCCAATTTGCTTGACCAATTTTTGCTTTGATTCGATTCCATTAAGCTTGCACACACAGGAATCTGATACCACACATCAAAACATCAGCAAGATGATTCTCTTGCAACTTTGAGCACCCTTTTTAAGGGTACTCTTTAGTCTTTATTGACTCATCCCATGAAGGCAAGAATACAGTACAATTAGATAATGTGAAGCATAAGAACCTACCATTTGGAAACCCTATACATCAAAGAGACTCTTTTTTTTACCAACATGTGCAGGGGAAAAAATGACAAGTTATGCTGGGATGACATAGTTTTTTACATATTAACCCATCACCCCATCATACTTCATAAGATGGAATGTAGATTTATACCAACATACTCCATCTTGTGAGATAAAATGATGGGTTGATCAGTGTGTTTAGAAAACCTATGTCATCCGAAACATTATTTGAAAATGACATATCTAGAGCAACGCAGCAGTCCCCTACCACTACTTTGGGCTTCTTCAAGAAGGTTCATTCCAAATCATAAAAGAAACTATGAAATTCCTAAAAAACGTGTTTTGTTGCATAGCATGTCAAGGCAAGCATTTAAGGCATTGGAATAAACGGAAAGGAGACTCTGCATAACCCCATTTAGAGTATCTGATCCGCATATTCCAATCAAACAATAAAGAAAGTACTTTCAACAGTGAAAACATACACCAATCCAAAATTACCATCTATCAGTACAGAGTAGAGTTACGGTTCGTTATACATATGTTAGGCACCATAAAAGCATTTAATAAAGCATATATTGATTCTACAGAAAGGAGCACCATAAAACAAGCAAAGACCTCATGTAGTATTAAGTATTAATCATAGCAAGAAAGGGAAACAAAAGAATACTGAAAGGAAAATTACAGGACAGAACTATTAAGAGTAGTTTATGACTTAAAAAGGTAAAAAACAGAAGACCTCTCATCATTACACTTTATTACGATCCATTTCACTATTTCTCGTGTCAGTTATAATATAAGAGACTCAGCGAATAATAAATGAATCAGATCAAAATATCTTCCTCCAAAAACACTGATTTCTCGAATTAGaaacataataataattaaaaaaaaatactaatactaATAAATAACAAGATTCATAATATTAGATCTATTTTGCCTGCACATCTCCTAAGTGATGCAAAATGAACACACAATCACGAGTAATTATGTATTTAATCACAATTATCCAAACCTAAGTCTCTCCATTAGCTTCAGTGAGAGAAATTGAACACTATCCAATAAGAGAAACGCAGATTAATGCACAAATTAACTCAATGCTAGAAGATAGCCATAATAAGATTAGCTCTTCAATCGCAGAAAAGAAaatccagaaaaaaaaaaaacaaatctaGCTACGTAAGGAccagaaataaataattaaagaaagaaaaaaaagagaaagaggcaAAGTGAGCGCTGGATGCAGAGGTTTATCGACCGATTCTTGCTTTGTGTATGATTCCACAGCCAAATTCAGGAAGAGATCGATGAACCGCTGCCTCCAGTGACTTCACCTTACAAATTCATACACTAATTCACATTCAAATTCACAAAAtatatttgaaataaataaaatattcgtTTTCAGTCtcggaaaaaaaaatagaaaatacagAAATGAAGAACACTTAAACAGAGTGATATGAAGTGGAGAACACCAATAGTAACTAGCAAGAGAGAGactccgttttttttttaatctctcCAATCAGAGTCGAGCAAAAAATACGGAATAACAAAGTAACAACAAAAGCAATATATATAGTAATTcgaaaaacgaaaagaaaattaaaccgaaaaagagtgagtgagtgagtgtgtGAGAGAGGAAGAATATGTGTATGGTGTGTATATGTGATGTGAAGCAGGAATCTCAAAGGTGAGTGAGTCACCATTGCCGcatctatctatctattctatCCATCCAtggtttctttctttctctctctttctttctctttctttctctttctatttctttGTTGTGACTGTGAGTCATAGAATACACAGATCCATCCGGGGCAAAAGCCCAGCCATTGtgactttttgtttttgtttttattctacgGTTACCGTAATTACCATATCACCCCTACCTGCCATGCACAGATCGTGCCCTTCGTTGCGCTGGACCAATCACAGTTCCCACAAGTGAATTCAGAATTCAGAAACCGCTTGTGCACAAAGCGATTAAGATGGGTACCCGACCCAGCCCCAATCGGGTcacttcaatttttatatttactttCTCGCATTttgtagatatatatatataaataacataATTTTGACGTAAACAATAAACAANNNNNNNNNNNNNNNNNNNNNNNNNNNNNNNNNNNNNNNNNNNNNNNNNNNNNNNNNNNNNNNNNNNNNNNNNttaattttaaaataattaatatttattttaccaATTTTCTCCCAATATCACAACACCTAATACTTAGTGTTGGTTTAATGGTTTGAAATTGAAATGCGTAAATACCTCTTAAATGCATGTGTGATTGTGAGAACTGATAAGTGAAAGGATAAGATGGATAGGTTTTTGTCCACATAATGTAGTGGTTAATCAATTTAGTTTAATACCTACTTGCAGATGGTAATTATTTTAGTTACAAATCCGCAGAAGCTTGACTGGTTCGATCCAAAAGATTGATTTGAACAGAACCGGTGGGTTCAAATAAAAGACCCAATTGTACTATCACTCAGTTTGGGTAAACAACTTAAATAAGTTCCTctagaaaaaaattaaagtataagaacttttattaatagcaacttataaataagttattttatatttaaatttttagttatagaagtacttattttaaaattgtagTATTtgaataaataactcaaaaaatataatttttttttacaaaaaatagatattaaaacAACCATAATAACAAATACTTTTCAATATTGAATCTTGATTTTCTATAACCTAATCACTAAGATTATAATTGTTTAGGCAATTAATTCTTTATTTGCTCTCTTATTAGTTCCATTTTATACTTTGTAGGTAGAAACTAGTTTTCTACTTCATCTTCACCCATAACGGTATTTTTGTATGTGataaatagtaataaaattttaattcacaataaTCTTGATGGTAATGCCAAAGAAATTATTGTGTAGTTAGTGTTTGCTATTTTATTGTATATGATATggtagataaaaataaaaaataaatgtaaaatgtgtgtcaatgtatattttgttgttgttttttatttttttttatttttacttctatTAGAATTCTCTTCTCTTTTATTGGGATCAAGAACTTCTTAtaactaactataaaaataatagcagctatataaaaataaaatcacatgaaaaaaaaattaaaattaagatttATACCACACACaatgttaaatacaaatttaataataaaaatagagtggtaaagtgataaaaaaaattgaaaagaatataTGCAATAGGTGATTcagataaaatattattttaaaatagtaGTGGAGGATCAATAATTTTAGCAGATAAATTATTACGTAAAAATGATGGTAGAATGCCAATACTTCTAGTCGATAGATCCAATTCTAGGATGCTTTGCAACTAAGTTTACATAGAAGAACCGCTACGACccgtaaaaagaaagaaaagaaattccCAAGGAAGGAGAATAGAGCCAAAGCGAAAGGAAGAGCCAGGACGCCTACACCAGGCCACTGGGATTGAAGCGAGAAAAGCCAGCGGATGAGAGGCAGACCATTAGAATCATTCAATTTCTTTCTAATAATTAAGTGTtagccaaaatttaacaaaagtgcTGGTCTCCTAGCACtcctcttgaaaaaaaaaaaagagaatattcaTTTCAGACAAGTAGAGAGTTCGTTTTTATTTACTCCCAAGCCACACTGCTCACACTAAAGTATTTTCTACCCACTTATTGAGTTAAATATTCCAGTTTTTGTGTCATGGTTAAGGAAACTGATTAGAGGCAATATATCAATATCAAAGGCAAGTACTTTCTTCAAACTGATGAAATTTTATAATATGTTTAGAATgataaagagagaagaagaaaaaaaagaccaCATCAACTTCACATACATGCATGCATATGAGGATGTGGCTACTGGCTATATGGCTCACTTTGAAGTTTAAAGTTCAAACTCATCAAGGTAGCaaagtaaaaactaaaaaacaaaaaagcctACTTTTTCTCCAAGCCAAAGCCAATGTACACTGCACACAACAAAGAAATAATTAAAgctatgcatgcatgcatgataAAACAATCAGCAATAAAAAGTGTAAAGGTCAAATTACATTCAGAACTACTTGGGCCCCTTTTTTTAAATGTTTTGGTTCAAGATTGTTCAGAAAGGAAAACTTTTTCACTaagacttctttttttttttaagacagGAAAACTCAAcacaataagataaaataaaatagaataataagccaaaataacaatttaaaaaaataaaaatgaaaaataaacctACCCTATTATTAAGATCTATGTAAATTAAGATTACTCAAGTTTATTATTTTTGGATGAAAGAAAAGTTCCAGTAACTCCAATATCCATCATTTTACTGAAGTTATAAcaaatttctaaattttttaactATTTACAAACTTACAATTTATATATTATCCACCAATAAAACACTTAGGATAGAGttagtttgtattttttttatcctttattctttctttttcttcacaaaattttaaagatagaaaataaaaatttgaaccAATTGACCCTTATAGTGTAACTATAAAAATCTAAGTCTAAGTCCTTAAAAAATTAAGTCTATTCCCTCTTCTATATACTCACCAAATAAAAGGGAGTGTGTAGATATGTGCGTATGAGCTTACTTTATATCTTTCCACGTTGTTTTCCACTAATGCTCTCAAGTTCTCACACCTCGCTAAGGAAGCTAAAAACatcttaaaccttaaaccacacaCATATTCTTTTATATAAGTAGCACTTAACATGGTTACCTTAAAATAGAATCTAATCTTAATCACACATTAAACAAAAACATAATGTCATCAGCAACGGTAGCACCTTCTTCAATTCTAGAGCCAGAGCAGCAGCAACAAGCAGAATCTAGTGGAAGTGCATGGCATTCATCTGGATCTGTTGCTCCATTCTTTGTTGTTGTCTCAGTGCTTGCCATTCTGGCCGTGATTTCTTGCTATTTGGGCCGGAGATTGAACGGAAGGGCGCCGACGCCTTTGGAGAGCATCACCGGCAGGGGATGCTTTGGGTGGGTGAAGAGGATGTGTCAACGGTGCAGTGGAAGCAATGAGGCTGAAGTTGGTGGTGTTGGAGCTAAGGTTATGGCTTGTAATGTCATTGATGAGTGTAATAATAATAAGCTCAAAGTTAATGGTGAGGTTGTTCATCACAATCTTACCCCTGTTTGATATTAACTCATTCTATGTATGTGTTGATttgtatattatttattattaataacatATGAGTCAACACAATATTCAATATCTTGTATCTATACATATACATGTATGTTTATGATATTAGAAGCTCAAATAacatagtctctccatattcACCTTCACCTAAGAGGTCGTGTATTTGAGTTTTCTTATTAGTTTAAATtagataaaattatttaatttttttattatagaattatattttaaaattcttattttttgaAAAGTAGAGTTTTGGATTAAAAAagagtttagaatttattaaatttaaaatttaggataaaaatatgttttaaaaaaatttattaatcgaAAGTAATTgactttctaattttaatttattatatattaacaTTAAGCTATTAGGTAGAAGCAAGGATATTTAATTTTATAGAAGACTTTCTTAACTCTTGATTGCATTTGTGTAACTCTATAATTGAGAAAACAAATAGTCATCAAAATATTtgaaaagttatatatatatatatagaattaatGTGGAAGATAATATTATCCGGAACAATGACATAACGATAATTGATGTGGAGATTATTTCAGAATTAAAGCTTGTCTATTGAGTCAGAGGAAATAGAGAAAAGAAATTGTATTATTATTGTGCAAGTATGAGTGATCTATTTATCTATTATACAGATGAGTGATATTTTTTATACAGAACTTGTAATAACTAAAAACACGCTATGTGACTTTGGTGTTAGCTATATTTGTACTAGTAGATGGTTAAATTAGTCTTTGAAAAATTATACGATCTTTAAATTGATTTTTGAgaaaaattttaatcaaatttatctttaaaaaattttaagtagtCACATCAATCCTTTCGTCACATTTTTTAttgacaacaataataaaaactgACAAACACGTAAACTTACATTTCTAACGATGCCATTTTTTTATGGGCTAGCCTAATAAATATCTAAATCCAACCCACTCAGTCCCACCTACCCCAAAAACTCCACCCATTAGCCATCTTCTGTTCTTCAGTACCGAAATTTCATAGTCACACTAACTCTTATTTGAATAGCCATGGATGTCTTTTTCGTTGTCAATGTCACAATGGTGTAGCAATGCTTTGCTATGCTTTCACCACACGTCTCTCACCATTATCATTccgctttccattttttttctatttgacAATGACATTtttcctctttctctttttctttctttttctttctccatcgttttttttctttttttttttaagattgtGGTGTTTCTGGTTAGTTTCATCAGAAAAATCAGGATCCTCCAAAAATGAcaaaaatatatactaaaatgGTTTTCTGTTCAGCTAGGGTACGAAAGAGAGCCACTGTAAAATACTGGTGGTGGTCAAGATGGAGAACCCAAACTGATCCATGGTGGAACTGGANNNNNNNNNNNNNNNNNNNNNNNNNNNNNNNNNNNNNNNNNNNNNNNNNNNNNNNNNNNNNNNNNNNNNNNNNNNNNNNNNNNNNNNNNNNNNNNNNNNNNNNNNNNNNNNNNNNNNNNNNNNNNNNNNNNNNNNNNNNNNNNNNNNNNNNNNNNNNNNNNNNNNNNNNNNNNNNNNNNNNNNNNNNNNNNNNNNNNNNNNNNNNNNNNNNNNNNNNNNNNNNNNNNNNNNNNNNNNNNNNTCATCTAGGTTCTTTTCCTTAAAGCACATAGAGCCGCCGGTTGTTTAGCCTCTACAGCACCCCATTGTATGGCCTGGCCTCTGTCGTAAAGCATCGCGTGGCCTCCGTAAGAACGAACAAGGACGATAACCTAACGGTAAAGAGAAAATTCTACTTGTAAAGGAGGGAGAAGAGTGACGGAggaaaatgtcggtaaagattttcacaaaaatatcgcgttgcaagtataatctaaaccgacaattaaacctcaatcaatatataaattatttgtcacttaagcaaacccaataaaattaaccgaagtatttaaacattgggtcgtctctcaaagaattgcagggaagtgtacttataattggttatggaaaagtatttttggggttttgtgataagagacaagtaatgtaaataacaaggaaataaaataacaactaagaaaaagtcctagcaaggattgagaattggaattcctatccgcATTAttatcatcaattgtgatggtaattgccttttactctcacttagttaacctctaacaattgaaggtaagtcaagtgagcaattcaacttgagttcacaagtcctaatcaaagactagagttagtaaatctcaagccaactagcaactttcaatcaccaaccaacaagagacttcgacaattcaagagtctccaatttactcaatctaagctaagaacataaaaatctaacttaaaatccaaccaagcattctatcaaacacttggtaggcacaaaataaaagcatagaaaagtaataagagaatgtaaaatctacgaccaacaattgcaaggaaacaataacaacaaagtaaagaaagcaatcataaacatggaaacataaattgcattaatacggattaaaggaaacaagaaggattcataaactaaattggcacataaagtaatcaacaagagaaatagatacctaaggtactagaacaaataaaagtagaagagaaattaaattaaagtaaagtagaaatctgaatttgagaaaaactaaacctaaaaaccctaaaacctagagagaggagagagcctctctctctagaaaactacatctaaacctaaaattgtatGAATGAATGTGTGAATGATCGATTCCTCCTTCCAGCTCTACTCTGCAGtctctaatcagtattttcgagcctgaaactgggtccaaagcagcccagaaatcggccccagcgttttctgtaatttgcagcacgtgacgctcgtcacgcgtacgcgtcagccacgcgtacgtgttGATGGAATTTTCACCTAgccacgcgtaggcgtcagccacgcgtgcgcgttatcCACTCGTACGCgtcactgccagcttctcaaaactccaatttcttgtgttccttctacttttgcatgcttcctttccatcctctaagtcattcctaccctataaaacctgaaaacacttaacacacgtatCATGGCATCGATTGGTAATAagaaaatttaaggcc is from Arachis ipaensis cultivar K30076 chromosome B01, Araip1.1, whole genome shotgun sequence and encodes:
- the LOC107619444 gene encoding uncharacterized protein LOC107619444, producing the protein MSSATVAPSSILEPEQQQQAESSGSAWHSSGSVAPFFVVVSVLAILAVISCYLGRRLNGRAPTPLESITGRGCFGWVKRMCQRCSGSNEAEVGGVGAKVMACNVIDECNNNKLKVNGEVVHHNLTPV